The nucleotide sequence TACCCAAAGCGTCAGGGAGTTGTTTTCCACATACACAATATCGGCCATTCCATCGCCATCCACATCACCAATAAGCACACGTTCAGGGCTAAACTGAAAAGGGAGCTTTGGGCTGTTCCGCATAGAAACCTTCGCACCCCATTTCCCATGCCCCATATTAGGCCAGTATTCCACATGGCCAGCATGTACCAGCACAATATCCTGCAGGCCGTCTCCCGTCATATCGGCAAACCTGACCCGTGGATCAGTAAAGCTTACATTCGGGAATTTATCTAATCGTTGTTTCTCAACAGTTTTTACTTTATAAAACCCTTCATCCGGGTGATTAAAAAAGCATTCCAGCCTGCTGCCATTCCTTAGTACGTCGGTAACCCCATCGCCGTCCAGGTCAAGGAGCTGTACTTCAGGATCTGCCAAAGAAAAAGAAGGAATATTTTTATAGGGTTTAAAAGACTTCCTGTCCCACAGGCCATTAAACTGCATTGGGAAATAACCACTCTGCCCCTGCTTGTTAACCACCAGGTCAACACGGCCGTCACCATCTGCATCCATTAAAGATACTTCCGGGTCTGACAGGCTGGCACCAGCCGGGGCATCTTTCATATTTCGCGGCAAATCAAATTTCCCGTTGCCAAGATTCCTCCAGTAACGCACCACACCGTTATTGCCACTCACTTGCAGAATATCAGGGAGGCCACTGCCAAAAAGATCGGCAAGCTCATAATCTCCATTTGCAAAGCTAAAAGGAGGAAGATCCCTGCCACGCACAGGCATAAACTCCCTTGTTTCAGGAGTAAAGCGGGTATAGTCAAAGTCTAATGGAGGCATCCATTCACTTTCATCCTCATTATGTCCTTCAATACTGACCCTGCTGAGCAGGCTAATGCCGTTTACAGGAAGTACATTTTTAGAAAAATCACCTGCTTCGACACGTTCATCCAGGTAAGTCAAGTGGTATGTTTTTGTAAGTATTTCACCAGAGGAAGGATTGGTATAAATCTTAATCTTACTGCACCTTTTCGTTGTGCGAACCTCGAAGCCCTGCCTGTAAGATGAAAGCGGGTCAGGCCGTTCCTCATACTGGAAAACAGCACGTACCATCCATTGCTTCTTTTCTTCAGACATATAGTCACCGTACCTGATTTCTTTCAGGTAAAGCATATCCCATGCATGAAGCCCTTCCGTGCCATTTCCCCGCTCGTAAATATATTCAATGGCGTTGCCAAATACATCTTCTGTTTTAGTAAGGTTCCACTGGTAAACTTTCGTACGATATTCAGGGTCGGCAAGTACCGCCTGATCGTTAAAAGAATTGCGGGAATTGGCCTGTCCCGGCGTACCGTACCAGCTGGTAAGGCCATCAGAGCTTTTAACTTTCCAGAAATTATTGTCAGAATCACTATGATGCTCAATACGGGCAAACAAGCCTTCAGTCCTGGGGCGGTATCTTTGGGCCACTTCAGAAGCACCTGGCACAGGTATAAGGTCTTCTGCCCCGGAAAGTATAAAGACATCTCTCTTGTCATCATATAAAGGCACTCCTTTAGAAGTTTTACGGCTAACCCCGGGAACACTAAGGTTCCAGCCCAGTCCAAAAGGGCCATTCCCATTGCCGGTACTATATACTAGGGAAAGTTCTGGCTGAAAACCATTACGTCCCGGCGGAAGAGCAACAGGAACAGAAAAATTTCCCGTACCCGTAAACAGGTCTGGAGAAAACTTTTCACCCATTCCGCTCACTGCACCGCCACCCTGCGGTACTGATATGATATTGCCACCTACGCCTGTATTTTCTGACATAACTGCTATATTAAAAATAATTTAAAAAATCAAATAACTGGCTGGTAGTACAAAAATATGTAAACCTACCTGTTTAAATTCCTTAGAAGGTTTCTGATACGGCCAATATACCTTTGTACAAAACCATGTTTTCCAATGCCATAAACTAGCATGTCACATCAAGAAAATCACTTGCTAACATGCGAATTAATTATGCTATGAGACCCTCATAAAGTTTTTTTGCTCCCTTAGGAAAATGCAAAATTCAGAGCTTCCGCGAAAAAACCGTTATTCTTCCGTTTCCAGTACTGCAAAAAGTCTTTGGACAGATATAATGGAATTTCCGCTCCCTGTTTGATGCCTGAACTCAACCCCCAGCACATCTCCAGCATTTAAAGCAAAGTTTAGTTCACCAGAAACCGCTGTCTGAAAACCGTTTCCTGAAGCATTACCCCACGTTCCCAGCCCTGAATTACTTACAGGGATATCGACATCTGTACCTACTTGTGTCCTGGCATCATACCCAGACTTAAAAACCCTGAGCCTCATAACCGGATTAGCGCCCACAGAGCCCCCATCTACACCTGCACCTGCAAAAGTGACCCTGATTTTTTTAATGGTACAATTATTCATGATGACATAGGGGTCTATGCTGCCATCTTTAATTCCATGGCCTTCCGCTGTGGTAGGCTTGTTATTGGTTATTGCTTCAGAACTCACTTTGTATAAACCCAAGGTTGCATTGTTGATGCTTCCGGTATGACAAAAATGGTAAACCCTTTTGACCGCCCCTGTACTTCCACCTCCTCCACTTCCGGCCACAGCATCTACATATTGCTTGGTAGCGGCGTGCATGGCACTAGCAGGGTCTGCATGTAAGGCAAGGGGGCCTGATAGAGCGTCGCCATCTTTTTTAACACGGTTGTTTAACTGTCCCTGTGCTTTGCCCAAAGCAGAGAGAATGTTATCTGTTTCATTAATTTCTGCATTCTGGGCAGTTAAACCTGCCAAAAGTGCTCCCGAAAGCTCGTTGATAAGCAAAAATGAATCAATAAGGTCTGCAAAATCAGCACCCGAAGGACGGGCACCGTCTTGAAAATATTCTTTAAGTGTTGATCTGTCTTTAGCTGCCATAGATAAAAAATTTAGAATTGGTTAATAGTAAACTCAGAAGAAACTTTACCCTTGGAATCTTTCTTTGCAGGCTCTTTAACTACCTTCATTGATTGTGAGCCAAAAACAGTACCACGGCCATAGCCCTCGGTGTTTACCCATAGGCTCCTTTCATTCATATTTTTCTGATATTTACTTGCATTTGTAACAATAGAGTAGGAGGATTTTACATTTTCTAGGAAATTTGAATCTTCAACTTTAAAAAACGTAAGACGAATTTCAGGTTTTTTCAAAAGGTAACACAAGCCTTGATTATCAGTAAAAAGTTTTTCCTCTCTCCCTATAGAAAAGTTTAGCATCAGAAATGAACTTTCTTCTTTCCACCTTCCTTTATCCCAGACCCCTCCTTCTATAGTAAAAAGACCCGGATAAAACTCATGTTTTTCATTTAAGGTTCCAGACTCAAAAGTACCATCTTTGTATAGGAAAATTACTTTAGTAGAGCCTATATCATATGCAACATAAAAACGGTCAAGGTTTTTATTAAAATGTTCCTGCTCCAGTCTATCTTCGTTACCATGCGATATTGACCTTAGAAAATCAAAGTTTTTAATTTTAACCTCTTTTCTGCCCATCATAACAAGTCTTTCATAAAGGTCTATGTCTTCATACCCATAGCTGGTCATAGATTCATCATAGCCGCCGACCTTATGAAAGTCACTTCTCCATGCGCCAAACCTTCCAAAAGCATCTTTGTATGGCATGTATTCGCCATGAAAGTTGCTGTTTACAACAATATTCGAATCTTTGTTAAATTCGGCATTCAAGAAAGAGGCAAATCCTTGACCTGTGAAGTTATCTGCATCAACATTACAAATAAGCTCACCGGAACATAAGTTTACTGCCATATTTCTAGAGTGGCTTCTATTAAAAAACTCCGGTTCCTCAGTTCTAAAAAATTTCACCTTCCCAGAATCTAAATAAGTTCCTAGTTCATTCTTTACCCACTCTTCCATACCGTCATCAGAATTATAATCAAGAATAACGAATTCAAGATTGTTATACTCATTATTGTCTTTAATATTAGCCGGAAGTGTTTTCTTCAAATGATGAAGCCGGTTCATGCTTATTGTGAAAAAACTTATAAAATACTCTTTCATATTTTTTGATTAGTAAGATGGCCATTCAGGAGTTGTAGCATTGATAGTAAGAGCCATAACAATGTCTGTAATTTCTTCATTAACAATTTTATCAATTATCTCAGGGCTTAAAGACATTTGCCATTCGCCAACGGCCGGTTTATTATCAATAACTGCTCCCCAACCTGGAGCGGTTGTTCCTGCTGTTAGGACGGTTGCAAAAGACGCTCCTCCTGAAATAAAATCTCCGTCATTAGATCGAAACCCTAGAACAATCTCGCCTGAAGGGGCTGAGTCTTCTCCATTAACAAGGGTTGTAAATATGGACAGTCCTTTAATTCTTAGATTAATTAGATTTTCAGGGAAATCTCGAGGCAACGTTTTAAATGATACAGTTACAGATTGCCCAGGCGTTTCTGGATTGCTAAAGTCATACCATTGGTCTGGAAAAGCATTTTTGAAACTAAATATACGATCACCAGAGAATGAGTTACCAAGTCGTTTTATTACTTCATTTCGATAAATCCGGCTGTCAAGTGCTGTATATTCAATTGTGATAAAAACATCTGCAATAGTAGAGTAGTCAAAAAAGTTAGCAGCCTTTGGCATAATTAGTTCCCAGTTTGTTTCGACCCCAATATTTTCAAATGGGTACAGCTTATCTGTACGCTGCTCTTCGAGTTCAAATAGACCAGAGGCTTCATGAGCAGATGAAAGTGAAATGCTGTCAGGAGGTCTCACAATAACGTCCTTTCTAAAGTTTGTCCCGTTTACTGCATATGAAACACCTGGGTTCCTTAAAGTAGCTTTAATACCTTCGGTTGGTGGCACCAAAGCGACAACAGATGTTTTAACCTTCTTAATTAGTCTCAAATAATGACCAGGGAAGTCTCGGTCAAACATGTCCAGGGTGGTCTTAAAGTTTATTTGTCCCGTTTCTTTAAAACGCTGAAACTCAGAAGGAGCCATTCTTGTAAGTGAGATGGTTTTAGTTAGTTGTAGTTTCCTTTGGTCTGTTTCTAAGGCAAACTGGTCTAGCTCAGAAACATTTTGAAGTAACCTGTAAGACCCTGTGAGCCCTCTACGGTCAGGGCCTGTCCCTGATCCTGACAGTGTATTGCGAGATGGTGCTTCCCAATAGTCGTCTTTGATAAAGTCAGGAATCTGCTCCTGACGTTCGAATTCTAACTGCATTGCCGCAGCTTTTGCTGTGGCTGTGGCTTGGTGCAGAAAGAAACTATAGACCTTCTCAAGAATGCCGCTCATCCACTGGTAAAGCTCAGCATTTGTAAATTTGCTTGACAGAAAATCTAAAACTTCTCCCGCATTATCTGCTTGCATCTGAGCAATAACCCTTTCTTGGTCTGCAATATCATATCTTTGCTGAGCGATTATTTCTTGTTGTTCACCAATTATAAGGTCTTGTTGAGATAACTCTAGTTGGTAACGCCACTCCTCTTCTCTTCTTTCAAAGCTGGCTATCATAGAGCTAATTGACGAAAGAACTCCCATTGTCTGTCCTACACTTGCAGCAGCTGCCCCCAGTGCCCAAATATTCATTGGGTTAGCACCTATTGTATATAAAGTAGAAGAAATCGTATGAAATGTAGCCGAGGTATATAAAAGCCTTAGTGCATTCTCTTCACTTCCGCTTCTTCCTGCCGAAATCAGGTTGCTGAAATGGTTCATTGACAACCGTACTCTGTCTGTTTGTAATTGAGCAAGCACTATATTACTTTCCGCTTCTCTCATTTTTAGCTCTTGTAGTCTTACTCCAGACCTGGCCATTCTCAAATCCTGTCGGGCACGTAATACATCGTAGGTGGCAGCATCTTCTTTTTCATAAATTGAAAGAAGTGCCCCTTCTATTTGCTGTGCGATATTAACCTGTTGTTTTGCCCTTTCAATAAGTACGTCAAATCTATATAAGGAAGGTGTAAAAACTCTTGTGCCAGTAGAGATTAAACGACCTCCTCCGCCAAGTACTGGCATTCCAGCTACTTGATCTACAGGGGCTGCATATGGAAGTACCTCCCGGTTAATGCCAGCTATATTCATGCAATTACGAATTTTGAAAAGGTTTGCTTCTGCGGAGAAACGTAGGCTATTCAATACCGGGTTTGGAGGTACACAAAAATCTGGGTTTAGCTGAGGTGTATAGAAAACATCTCTCCCGTAGTAGTCATTAATAACACGAACAGGGTTGTTAATGACTGAAAGTGTCTGAAGCTGCTGTGCATCAGGTTGCGTGAAATAGTAATACGCTCGCTCCCTTACAAAATAAGGGCTTAATGGCAATGTGCCAGTAATATTAGTTATACTTGCTGGTTCGGGTGTCTGTTCTTCAAGGATTGGTAATTGACTTAACCATGGAATGGCAACAGTATCACTTGTTAAAGCTTCAGGCATAATGCCAGTAACGTTGATAACTGCATTTAAGTAGTATTTGCCCGCTTCTGAAATGAAATGCTTTAACCCTTCCTGCAAGTCAGCGTTAGCTAATAACCTGTTTAATGCATCTTCTGACTGCACTCTTCCACTTGTAATTAGTGAAAGTATAAAAGTAAATTGTTCAGGAGTCTCAAATGCACTATTGACAAGATTGCGTATTTGAGAAAATTTCTCGTCAATGCTTTCAGTCTCTGATAGTACATTCTGAATAAGGGCAGAAAGATTGAGGAGTTTTTCTCTATTTTTGACCCGTAGAAGATCTGATTTTATTTCTAGCCATACAGGCTTCCAATAAGGCCAGTTATGATCGTCTTTAGGCAATAGAGGCTCCAGATCTTCTATTATAGGTGCACAGTTTGAATCTTCAGGTAATAACCCTTCTGCATCCAGCAATCTTAAAGCTGTTTCATAAAGCATGCGGGCTTTAGGAATAGACTCTGCATTGTCTTTAGTAAATTCACTATCTGCAAATTCAAGAATACAGCCAGCTATAGAATATACAGTAAACCTTGTATAGGAGTTAGCTCTAGTTTCTGCAATGGAATGAGGGTTTAGAGGGTCTTTAAGCCAGTTTTCCGACCTTTTGAACTCTTGAAGGTTTTTTTCCTCGTGAACAAGCCCATACCATATCTTGCGTGGCTTATAATCGCCTTCTTCCGTATTTTCTGGTCTATCAAAAGCGTATACTAGCCTATACCAATCTAGGGCTTCTAAGTAATAGCCTTTGTCCTGAAGTGTCAAAGCAACCATTAAGGGTACAAAGTAATAAGCTTCTTCAATTACAGAAAACAGTGATTTAGGAAGATAGCTGTTGTTTTTGTAGCTTCTTTCAACATTAAATTTTAGTTCATCAAGGTCATCTGGTTTTTTTACTGGAAAAACCTCTGGAGGAGAAACCAATCCATAGTTAATTCTGACTGAAGGTATGGCTGGATGTATAGCAATATTGTTTAAATTACCCTGTAAAGTATCTCTATATATCGGCAGTATAAATGTGTTATAAGATCTTGTGTTGATAAGCAGGAATGAATTGCTCTTATTGTCAGTGAAATAGTCTATGAAGTTTACGTTACTTAAGAAAGAGATTGGCTCAGAGACAATCGGAGTCTGTTTTTGATAGGTCAGCTCATGCCTTCCTCCGAGGTTTCCAAACAAATATCTCACAGGTCCTCTTGGGGAGCGCCATTCAAAATAACATAAATATTCTCTGTTTAATATTTGCGGTGAGTCAGAAACTTCTATTCTTCCGTTTTCATTGATAACACCATACTCCATGCGCCTTACTTCTCTATCGGGTCTTGCGATAAATCTTTCTCTGATATTTATTACGCGATCTAGGTTAACCCATCGTTCCAGAAGATTTGAATGGTTGGAACTGTACCACAAAACATTTTGTATGTACTGATAATTATTAATTTGTATCTCTGCCTCACTTCCGAATGGTGTATTATATCTTAGAATATATCCCTCTTGAACAGGAGGTTGTGGTTCATAACTTATCCTTAATTTGGAGTACGTAAAACACAGTTTACCTTCAATAAGAAATTGCAACCTATGGATGTTGTAATGGAAGTGGTGGGAATATTGTTCTGTTTTTTCTAAATTATTCCCAGAGTCGTTTAATTGAAATATTCTAAAATCCTCACCTCGTTGTATGGCTATTCGAACGTTGCTTGAACTAGAGCTTCTTCTATTAAGCACCATCTTGATAACGGGGCCTGCAAAACGTTCGGTTTTAACATTGCTTTGGATTTCTTCAGGTATATCAAGCTCTTCTGCTTCAGGATACCAATATCCATCAGAAAGGTTAAATTTTGCAAAGTATATCTTCTCTTCTTCTTGTGCTTTATGCCCACGAACAAAAAACATCATGTTCCTTTCTGCTCCAACAGTCCTGGAGACAGCTCCTAAAATTTCAGTTGTAAATACATCATTTAGTGCATTTATAGGCTCCCAAGGGGCAGGCGAATAGTTTGCAGAGTTATCAGGGTCAAGAACTGAGTAGTAAAATTTTCTCCTATTAACAGTATGGGCAAACATAAACTGTAAAGGTTTGTAATTGTTAGGCGATGAGCCACATTTTGCCACATTGTCGCCCTTTGTTCTAGCGCTTATAGTTGCGACAACGGTTAAATTTTTTACATCATTTAAATATTCATAATATTTTGAAACAATTTGACAAGCGTTACTAGGGGTCAGTCTGTTGTTGTTTTGTAAGCTATCTGATAAAGTCAAAAATGCTCCTGAAGCATTTTGCCTAAACCCAGGGTGAAGTACATTTTCTGGATATAAGTTTACAAACATGGCAGAACGCCATTTTTCATAAGCCCCCATCCACTCCCACTCTTTATCAAAGTAGTCTGAACCTATTTTTAGGTCAAGGTTAGGGTAAGCCTGATGAATAATATTAGCTCTAATAGAGAAGAAAAGTAAATGTAAAGCTTCAATAGCTTGAGAAACCCTGGTGACCTTTGCACAACAAT is from Cytophagaceae bacterium ABcell3 and encodes:
- a CDS encoding glycosyltransferase family A protein, yielding MKEYFISFFTISMNRLHHLKKTLPANIKDNNEYNNLEFVILDYNSDDGMEEWVKNELGTYLDSGKVKFFRTEEPEFFNRSHSRNMAVNLCSGELICNVDADNFTGQGFASFLNAEFNKDSNIVVNSNFHGEYMPYKDAFGRFGAWRSDFHKVGGYDESMTSYGYEDIDLYERLVMMGRKEVKIKNFDFLRSISHGNEDRLEQEHFNKNLDRFYVAYDIGSTKVIFLYKDGTFESGTLNEKHEFYPGLFTIEGGVWDKGRWKEESSFLMLNFSIGREEKLFTDNQGLCYLLKKPEIRLTFFKVEDSNFLENVKSSYSIVTNASKYQKNMNERSLWVNTEGYGRGTVFGSQSMKVVKEPAKKDSKGKVSSEFTINQF